The Microbacterium amylolyticum genome includes the window TCATCGCCTTGCTTGCCGTTGCCGTGTCGTTCGTGATTCTGCACCGCACCCGCATGGGCCGCACCGTGTACGCGATCGGTGGCAACGAGAACTCCGCTGCGCTGATGGGCCTGCCCGTTGCACGCACACGCCTTCTCGTCTACGTGATCAGTGGTGCGCTATCCGGTCTGGCTGCGGTGATCTACACGGCGCGTCTTGGTATCGGCCAGAACATCACGGGCGTCGGGTGGGAGCTCGACGCGATTGCCGCCGTGGTGATCGGCGGAACCCTGCTGACGGGCGGCGCGGGGTTTGTCTTGGGATCCGTGATCGGCGCCCTTGTCCTGGGCATGATGTCGGTTCTGATCACTCGTGATGGTGGTATTCGTCCCGAGTTCACCACGATCATCACGGGCGGAATCCTGCTCGTGTTCGTTCTCCTCCAGCGCGCTGTCACGGCGCGGCGTAGGAAGCAGTCGTAGCCGCGTCGGCCCGTCCCTGTGACGGGCCGACGCTCCCCCTGGGGACCGAGCCGGGGTAGCTGATGTTGTCAACGATGACAGGAGGAGCAATGACGCTCAGACGAGGAAAAGCGCGGCCGGTAGCCGTCGCATTCACGATGGCGGCCGCTGTGATGGCGTCATCGTTGCTCGCGATATCCCCGGCGACGGCAGATGATGCTCCTCAGCCGTTTCTTCACTATCCGCTGACAGAAACTGAAGGAACGATTGCGCACAACGTTGTGCTCCTGGACGAGGACCAGAGCGGGAACTACTTCATCGTCGGCCTCGGGAATGAGGCCAGCAGTAACGATGGCGACGGATACCTCTTCCTCACCGGGAACACGCAGTTCCGCGGTGCTGCGACGCTCACCAACTGGCAGGGCGAAGAAAACGCGCGTTCCGATCGAGCGTTGCCGCGCGGTGAATGGTAGACGGTGACCTACACGCTCGACGGTGCGGCCGGCGAATCCCGGCTCTTCTTGAACGGTCTCCTCGTCGCGGAGAACCTTGATTCGACGATCGCTCCGAAAGACATCGGTGGCGGATCGACGACGCATAACTATCTGGGGCGTTCGAACTACGCTGCCGACAACCTTTTTCAGGGCCAGATTCGCGATGTCCGCATGTACGACGAAGCGCTGATGGTTGCGCACATCGGTGATATCGGACTGTCGGAAGACGTTCTTCGTATCGACCCCATTATTGACGGCGGCGAACGCGATGTGCTTTTCGCCGTTGAGCCCGGAACTGACCGCACAAACCTGACGCCGATATTCAACCTGCGTCCCGGAACGGCCTCGTCGCCTGCTTCCGGAACAACGCTAGACCTGACAGACTTCCTCGACCCCGAGACGGGGAAGTGCTTCCTCTACTGGGGCAACGGACGCCCCGTGTACGCGGAGCTCAGTGACGATATGACGAGTGTTGTTCCCGGAACAATCCGTGTTCAGGACGGGCTCACCGGCTACCGCGAGAGCACCTTCGTCAACTACCGCGAAGGTATGTACCACCTGACGTATTCGATTGACGACACCGGAAGCGAGAATTACCGGGTCGGCTACGCAACGAGCGACTCTCCGCACGGTCCGTGGACATACCGGGGCGTCATCGTCCAAAAGGACGCTTCGCTCGGCATCCTGGGAACGGGTCACAATTCCGTTCTCAACGTGCCAGGAACAGACGACTGGTACATGGTCTACCACCGCTTCGCGCGGTTCGAACTGCATTCGACACCGGTTCACCCGGCGACGGTGTCCGCGGACAGCGAGGGGCGCATCACGACGCGCCTCAACATTCCCGCCGACACGACAGCAGGCGTGCACTCGCTGATCGCGGTTACGCCCTACGGCGAGCTGAAGGTTCCCGTGACGGTGGTTTCTCCTGCCGGAGATGCGGACCCGGAGGCGCCCGCCCCGAGTCAGACCGCGACACCCGATGATCTCGCGGCGACGGGTGGCTTCGATGCCTCCTTCGCCGCGCTCCTCGCCTTCGCGGCGATGCTGCTGGGCGGCGTGAGTCTGTTCGCGACTCGCGTCAGAAAGCGGTCGACGTGTTGATCCTGGGAGGGGCCCGATCCCTCCCTCCCCGGTTACGGGCCATGCGGCCTGCAACCTTCCTCTCCCCAATGTCGAAGGAGACAAAGTAGCGATGACGCACATACAAGGAAGACGAGCGCGGCGTTCAGCCATAGCGTTCGCCGCAGCGGGAGGCCTCGCAGCGACACTGATTTCTGCGCCACCCGCGCTGGCAGATGATGGCCCACAGCCATTTGTGCACTATCCGCTGACAGAAACCGAAGGCACCGTCGCGCAGAACGCGGCCGGTGATGGTTTGGACGGCGAGATCCGCGGCGGCGCCGAGCTCCTAGGCGATCAGGGAATCCGTTTTAACGGAACTGACGCGGATGTTCGTCTGCCGAACGACATCATGGCGGGGCTTGACGAGATCACCGTCAGCCTCGATGTGCTCGTCGATGACTCCCAGCAGGGGAACTACTTCATCGTCGGCCTCGGTAACCAGGCCACAGGAACTCCGGGCGGTGGAGACGGATACCTGTTCCTCACCGGGAACCCCGCAACCCGCGGAGTGATCTCCCTCGACCATTGGAACGCCGAACACAACGCGCGGAGCGACGCTCCTCTCGTACGCGGTGTGTGGCAAACACTCACATACACGGTCGGTGACGGAGCGTCACATCTCTACCTTGATGGTGAGCTGATCGCGGAGAACACGGACACCGCTGCAACACCGGGTGAGATCGGCGGAGGTGTGAGCACGCACAACTACCTCGCGCGATCCAACTACGCTGCTGACCGCCTGTTTACGGGCCAGCTCCGCGACTTCCGCCTGTACGATCAGGCGCTCACCGCTGAGCAGGTACAGGAACTCGCCCCCAGCGACGCTGACCGCCTCGCCGATGCCGTGGCTGTTCTTGATCTCGGCGATCTCTCCGCACTCACAAGCAACCTACCCCTCCCTACTCAGGGAGCGAGCGGAACGCAGATCGTTTGGGCCTCGTCCGATGACAGCGTGATCGCACCGGACGGCACGGTGACGCGCCCCGCGGCCGGCTCGGATGACGCGTCGGTGACGCTCACGGCGACGCTGACCCGTGGCGAGGCGAGCGATCAGAAGACATTCGACGCCACCGTCGTCGCGTTGCCGACAACGGCACGCACGCTCGACGACGCCTACAACGCGCTCGACGTCGTCAACATCGACGACGTGCGGGGAAACCTCACGCTTCCCTCCACGGTTCCCGGAGCGCCAGCAGACCTGGACATCACGTGGCAGTCAGATGACGCTTCTGTCGTCGCGGAGGATGGCATCGTCACGCGCCAGTCCGAGGACGCCGAGGTAGGCCTTACCGCGACGATCTCCTACGCAGGGGAGACCCGAACGAAGTCGTTCACGGCACGCGTACTCGCTGCGGTTGAACTTGATGAGTTCGAGGGATACGTCTTCAGCTACTTCACCGGCAACTCGTGGGACGGCGAGAAGATCTATTTCGCCGCAAGTGAGGGAAATGACGCGCTGAACTGGCAGTACCTCAATGACCAGCAGCCGATTCTCGAATCGAGTGAGGGAACGACGGGTCTGCGCGATCCGTTCATCATCCGCTCACCCGAGGGTGACCGCTTCTATCTGATCGCGACCGACCTGTCGACTCCGGGGGTGAACCACGACTGGAACTACATGCAGCGTCACGGGAGCCAGTACCTGGAGATCTGGGAGTCCACCGACCTGGTGAACTGGTCGGACCAGCGTCACGTGAAGGTCTCGCCGGACAACGCCGGCAACACCTGGGCGCCCGAGGCGTTCTACGACGACGAAATCGGCGAGTACGTCGTGTTCTGGGCGTCCAAGCTGTACCCGGAGAACGATCCCGGACACGCCACGAACACCTACAACCGCATGATGTACGCCACGACTCGTGACTTCGTGAACTTCTCCGAGGCGCAGGTTTGGCAGGACACCCCGCCCCACAGCCGCATTGACACCACGGTGATCAAGGACGGAGACACCTACCACCGCTTCACGAAGGAGGAGGGTGGCTCGAACGACATCCTCCAGGAGCAGTCGACGAGCCTGCTCGCGGCAACGGACGAATGGGAGTTCGTCACCAACGGCATCGGTGCGAACGCCGGTACTCGCGCAATCGAGGGACCGACGATCTTCCAGGCGAACCCGGCCGACGTCAACGGTGGTGGAAAGTACTACCTGTTCGTTGACGAGTATGGCGGACGTTTCTACATTCCTCTCGTCAGCGACAGCCTGGACGACCCCGACTGGCAGGTTCCTGCCGAGTTCAACCTTCCCGGAGCACCGCGTCACGGCACCGTGATGCCGGTAACGAAGGAAGAGCACGAGCGTCTGCTCGAGGCATGGGGTCCGGAAGAGGAAGAACCGGTTGACCCGGTCGATCCGACGGATGTTGAGCTTCGCGCGCACCTCCCGCTGGGCGAGGATGTCACCGACACCGTCGGAGACTTCGACGGAACGATCTCTGGCAACGCGACGTTCGATGACGGCCTCACCCTCACGGGTGGCACGTCCGGGCCGTACGTTGAGCTTCCGGCTGAGCTGTTCACGGCCGACGAGAAGATGACGATTTCGTCGTGGATTCGTCGCGATGCCGGCAACGGAAACTCGGCAGCCCTGACATTCGGCAGCCGCGTGACCAGCGGATATCCGCCGCACTACTGGATTCTCAACCCGGCGAATCCCGACGGGTTCGTGAAGAGCGTCATGACAAACGGGACGAGCGCTGATTCGCCTTGGTCGACGGAGGTCGGCGCAACGAACGCCGCCACGTCACGCACGGCAAATGGTCTTCGCGGTGCATGGGCGCAGTACACGACGGTCATCGACGAAACATCGATCACGACCTACGTGAACGGTCAGCCGGTGGGTGCCCCCGTGGCGAAGTCGATGCTGGTCAGCGAGTTCTCGGGCGACATGGTCGCCTACCTCGGTCGCTCGCCGTACCCGGCCGACACCCGTTACGCTGCCGCATTCCGCGACCTGCGTGTCTTCACCGGCGCGATGGACGAGGACGCGGCAGAGCAGCTCTTCCTGGATGATGTCCAGGCGCCCCCGGCATCCGCATCGGACGCCGAGGTATCGGAAACGAACGGCCGTGTCGCCGTGTCATGGACCGCGCCGGCCAGCGCGGGCTATGCGCCGATTGAGGGATACCGCGTCGTTCTCGACGGGCCTGAGCGTTACGAAGAGTCCGTTGAGTCGGGTGTGACCACCGTCGACTTCGGTGCTGTTGCCGAGGGCGACTACACCGTAACGATCACGGCGTACAACCTCGTTGGTGACGGCCCTGCGTACGATGCGGGAACGGTCAGCGCAATCGTGACCATGTCGCCCGCCGAAGAAGACCTCTCGCTTGTCGAGATCTTCGGAGCAGACGACATCCGTGGCAACATCACGCTTCCGGCTGCGGGCCCGCTGAATGGCGAGCCCATCGAATGGAACGCGACGCCTGCGGGCATCATCACGACTGATGACGACGGAGAAACACTTGCCGGTGTCGTCACGCGAGGCGACGAGGATGTCGAGGTCACCCTGACCGCGACATCGGGCGATGCCGAGCGCGAATACACCGTGATCGTCAAGGCGGCGACGGAGCTGGACGAATTCGCGTCCTACTTCTTCTCCTACTTCACGGGCGAGGGCGGGCCGACGCCTCCGGGCGGCGAGGCCATTCGGTTCTCGTTGAGCGAGGGCGCCGACGCACTCACCTGGGGCAACCTCAACGACGGAAACGTGGTGCTGGAGTCCACGATGGGCACCGAGGGTCTGCGTGACCCGTTCATCATGCGCTCCCCGGACGGCGACCGGTTCTACCTGATCGCTACCGACCTCAACACCGCTGCCGGAACGGACTTTGGCCGCGATCAGCGCGAGGGAAGCTTGTACCTGGAGATCTGGGAGTCTAACGACCTCGTCAACTGGTCTGAGCAGCGTCACGTGAAGGTGTCGGATGAGCTCGCGGGAAACACCTGGGCTCCCGAGGCGTTCTGGGACGAATCGATCGGTGCCTACCTGGTGTTCTGGGCCTCGAACCTCTATGACACCCCGGAGATCGAGGGGCGTGACAACTTTCAGAACTACAACCGCATGATGTATTCCGTCACGCGTGACTTCGTGAACTTCACGGAGCCGGAGATCTGGATCGACTCCAAGCGCGGAACCGGTCGCGGCACGATCGACTCCAGCGTGATCAAGGAAGACGACACGTACTTCCGGTTCACGAAGGACGAGGCAGACATGACGATCTACCTCGAGCAGTCGAACCACCTGCGCGCCACGGTCGAGCACGAAGGAATCGCCGATCCCTTCGAAACAACGGATGACCCGAACGAGTGGAGCCTCGTCTCCGACAAGATCGGTGTTGGCCAGCAGTACGTCAACCCCACGGGGAACACGTCGACCTTTACACAGGGTGAAGGCCCGACGATCTTCCCCGCCATCGGAGACCCCGACCGCTGGTACCTGTTCGTTGACCAGCCGGGCTACCACGGCGGCGCCGGCTACGCGGCGATGACCAGCACCGACCGCGGAAAGACCTGGGAAGTTCTCGATTCGTCGAGGCTCCCGCAGTCGCCGCGTCACGGAACGGTCATGCCGATCACCCGCGAAGAGAACGACCGCGTTCTCGAGGCCTACCAGGCTGATCGTCTGGTGACGGCTGTCGAATCGTTCGAGATTGAGATTTCGGACGCCGATGAGTCGGTTGATCTGCCGGAGACGGCCCTTGCGACGATCAACAACGAACAGGTGGCCGTTGGGGTTGTCTGGGAGGAGTTCGATCACTCCGGTCTCGCGTCGGGCGAATCGCTCGAGGTGCGCGGGTGGCTCGAGAACGCGGCGGCAACGCCCGCGATCGCGACGATCGTCCACGTCGGCGACGACGGCCAGGATGTTGATGCAGACGCGACGGCTGCTGCTGGTTCGGATGAGGGTGCGGATGCTGATGCGTCGGATGCTGATGCGTCGGCTGCTGGTTCGGATGAGGGTGCGGATGCTGATGCGTCGGCTGCTGGTTCGGATGAGGGTGCGGATGCTGATGCGTCGGCTGCTGGTTCGGATGAGGGTGCGGATGCTGATGCGTCGGCTGCTGGTTCGGATGAGGGTGCGGATGCTGATGCGTCGGCTGCTGGTTCGGATGAGGGTGCGGATGCTGATGCGTCGGCTGCTGGTTCGGATGAGGGTGCGGATGCTGATGCGTCGGCTGCTGGTTCGGATGAGGGTGCGGATGCTGATGCGTCGGCTGCTGGTTCGGATGAGGGTGCGGATGCTGATGCGTCGGCTGCTGGTTCGGATGAGGGTGCGGATGCTGATGCGTCGGCCGCTGGATCGGACCAGGACGCTCAGGCAGATGCCTCGGGTAGCGATGGCGATCAGCGTGAGCTAGAGCTCACAGCAGAAGCCGGCACGGTTGTTGCCGGTGGCGAGCTGTCCATCACGCTCACGGGTCTGCTCGAGGGCGACGAGGTCGTGTTCGAACTGCACTCGGACCCGATCGAGCTTGCGCGTCTGACCGCGGATGAGAACGGAACGATCAGCGCTGCGCTGAAGATTCCCGCCAACACTCCTGCTGGTGAGCACACGCTCGTCGCGATCACTCCCTACGGCACACTGGAGCTTCCCGTGACCATCGAGGCAGCGCCCGCTGCTGACAGCGATGGCGGCGCGAACCCGGTCGCTCCTGGCAACGACGATGACGATCTCGCTCCGACGGGTGGCTTCCCTGCCACTCAGGTCGGCCTGATCGCCCTCGCGGCGATGCTGCTCGGCGGCGCCGGACTCCTCGGAGTCCGTAGCCTGCGCCGACAGCGCGCATAGAACGTGTGGGCTCGTCTTTTCCCCCTGAGGACGAGCCCACACCGCACGCGAACCGGGGCGTTCGTGTTGAATCGGATCATGACTGATCTGATCTTCACGGACGCCCCCGATTCGTCTCGCTACGAGCTGCGCGCGGAGGGTGAGCTTGTCGCCGCTCTCGAATACCAGGTCTCGGGCGAGGCAGTTTCGCTCACGCGCACGTACACGAGCCCCGAACATCGTGGCAAGGGCTACGCGGGGATCATCACCGAGCGTGCCGTTGACGCGATCGAGGCGGCGGGCGGGCTCACGATCGTCCCCATGTGTTCCTATGTCGCGGGGTGGTTCGAGAAGAACCCCGAGCGCGCGAACGTTCTGGAGTGACCGTCACATGACGTGGCGTTCCGTATCTCCGGAGCAATTTTCTTGAGGGGCGTCCGTTCCCGGTTCGCTTGATGCCACTGCGTGGCGGGCGGGTTCTCGGGCTGGACGTTGCCGGAACCGTTCACTCCGTTGGCGCGGGCGTCACGGATGTCGTCGCCGGCGACGTTGTTTTCGGAACCGCGATCGTGGGCGACGGATCCCTGGCGGAGTTCGCGCGAGCACGAGTTGATCGCCTTACGCCGAAGCCGGAACGGCTTTCGCTCCCGGAGGCGGCGGCCGTACGATGCGATCATCGACACCGGCGGTCATCGACCTGACGCAACTGATCGCCCGCGGGCACGTCTCCCCGGTCATCACCGGCACGTATGGCCTTGACGACGCTCAGCGTGCCATTGCCTCGCTGGGCAGAGGGCGCGGGGCGGGCAAGGTCGTCGTCACAATCGACTGACACGCCCCGCGCTTCTAGCGGCTACTTTGCGGTCTGGTCGTCGCCCGTGACCTCGAACCAGTCGAGAGAAAGCTCGGCGGCAGGGCCAACGGGGTTCACAACGAGACCCTGCATGCCGTCCTCCGCTGCGGAGGCGACAATACGATCAAGAGTTGTCGGCTGGGCGATTGCGTCTGACTTCCATGCCCAGAGTTCGGCGGGGCTGGTGAACAACGCGTGCAGCTGGCGGCCGTCCGGGTGCGTTGCGGTGGCGACGGTGTATCCCGTGACCTCTCCGGCTTCGTCGGTGACGGGAAGTCCTCCGACGTACACGACGGCGTCCTTGAGCATCCGAACGAAGGCGTCCAGCTGCACGCCGCCATCAACGAGAGCCGAGGCGAGCTGTGCGGCATCTGCGGGGCTATCGCCGAACGCGCGGCCGAGCTCATCGCTGTACGCCACAAACGCCCCGGGAGTTCCCGCGTCGATCACGATGCCATCGTGGTTTTCCATTGCCTGCTTCAGGGCTGCCGCGCCGGGCTGTGCCAGCGAGGTCGTCTTCTCGGCCGGTGAGAACGCCTCAAGGCGCGGGTTTTCCGTAAACGCCAGCAGCAGGTCCTTGCCTTCGCCATCGGAAACAGAGGTGACGGCGAGCTTGTCGCCCTCCTGCATCGGGTTTGCGGGGTCGGCGAACTCCGAGCTGGAGATGTCCAGGAGGAGCTTGCCGGACGCGGCGCGACGAAGAACATCGCTGTGCGTCTGAGGGTCCTTTTGCGTCGACCAGGCCTCCAGGGCCTCCTGCACGCGGGTGTTCTGCACGATGTTTGACGGCTGAGTGCCGCTCGGCTGCGAAGAAGTCATCCCCACCACGCTACGCGCCAGGTCGCGCGTGCGCGAATGGGCGTCATCATTTCCTCATAAAACGGGCGGTGCCACGGCTGAAAAGCCGTGGCACCGCCCGTTTTATGCTCTCAGATCAGCTACCGAGGGCGCGCTTCATCAGATCAGCATGCTCGATCGCGTGCACCTTTGACGAGCCGGTCGACGGCGCGGCCGCAGCGGGACGCGACACCACCGTGAACTCACGTCCGACGCTCGGAGACAGCCACTGCTGGATGAACGGCCAT containing:
- a CDS encoding immunoglobulin-like domain-containing protein, which codes for MTHIQGRRARRSAIAFAAAGGLAATLISAPPALADDGPQPFVHYPLTETEGTVAQNAAGDGLDGEIRGGAELLGDQGIRFNGTDADVRLPNDIMAGLDEITVSLDVLVDDSQQGNYFIVGLGNQATGTPGGGDGYLFLTGNPATRGVISLDHWNAEHNARSDAPLVRGVWQTLTYTVGDGASHLYLDGELIAENTDTAATPGEIGGGVSTHNYLARSNYAADRLFTGQLRDFRLYDQALTAEQVQELAPSDADRLADAVAVLDLGDLSALTSNLPLPTQGASGTQIVWASSDDSVIAPDGTVTRPAAGSDDASVTLTATLTRGEASDQKTFDATVVALPTTARTLDDAYNALDVVNIDDVRGNLTLPSTVPGAPADLDITWQSDDASVVAEDGIVTRQSEDAEVGLTATISYAGETRTKSFTARVLAAVELDEFEGYVFSYFTGNSWDGEKIYFAASEGNDALNWQYLNDQQPILESSEGTTGLRDPFIIRSPEGDRFYLIATDLSTPGVNHDWNYMQRHGSQYLEIWESTDLVNWSDQRHVKVSPDNAGNTWAPEAFYDDEIGEYVVFWASKLYPENDPGHATNTYNRMMYATTRDFVNFSEAQVWQDTPPHSRIDTTVIKDGDTYHRFTKEEGGSNDILQEQSTSLLAATDEWEFVTNGIGANAGTRAIEGPTIFQANPADVNGGGKYYLFVDEYGGRFYIPLVSDSLDDPDWQVPAEFNLPGAPRHGTVMPVTKEEHERLLEAWGPEEEEPVDPVDPTDVELRAHLPLGEDVTDTVGDFDGTISGNATFDDGLTLTGGTSGPYVELPAELFTADEKMTISSWIRRDAGNGNSAALTFGSRVTSGYPPHYWILNPANPDGFVKSVMTNGTSADSPWSTEVGATNAATSRTANGLRGAWAQYTTVIDETSITTYVNGQPVGAPVAKSMLVSEFSGDMVAYLGRSPYPADTRYAAAFRDLRVFTGAMDEDAAEQLFLDDVQAPPASASDAEVSETNGRVAVSWTAPASAGYAPIEGYRVVLDGPERYEESVESGVTTVDFGAVAEGDYTVTITAYNLVGDGPAYDAGTVSAIVTMSPAEEDLSLVEIFGADDIRGNITLPAAGPLNGEPIEWNATPAGIITTDDDGETLAGVVTRGDEDVEVTLTATSGDAEREYTVIVKAATELDEFASYFFSYFTGEGGPTPPGGEAIRFSLSEGADALTWGNLNDGNVVLESTMGTEGLRDPFIMRSPDGDRFYLIATDLNTAAGTDFGRDQREGSLYLEIWESNDLVNWSEQRHVKVSDELAGNTWAPEAFWDESIGAYLVFWASNLYDTPEIEGRDNFQNYNRMMYSVTRDFVNFTEPEIWIDSKRGTGRGTIDSSVIKEDDTYFRFTKDEADMTIYLEQSNHLRATVEHEGIADPFETTDDPNEWSLVSDKIGVGQQYVNPTGNTSTFTQGEGPTIFPAIGDPDRWYLFVDQPGYHGGAGYAAMTSTDRGKTWEVLDSSRLPQSPRHGTVMPITREENDRVLEAYQADRLVTAVESFEIEISDADESVDLPETALATINNEQVAVGVVWEEFDHSGLASGESLEVRGWLENAAATPAIATIVHVGDDGQDVDADATAAAGSDEGADADASDADASAAGSDEGADADASAAGSDEGADADASAAGSDEGADADASAAGSDEGADADASAAGSDEGADADASAAGSDEGADADASAAGSDEGADADASAAGSDEGADADASAAGSDEGADADASAAGSDQDAQADASGSDGDQRELELTAEAGTVVAGGELSITLTGLLEGDEVVFELHSDPIELARLTADENGTISAALKIPANTPAGEHTLVAITPYGTLELPVTIEAAPAADSDGGANPVAPGNDDDDLAPTGGFPATQVGLIALAAMLLGGAGLLGVRSLRRQRA
- a CDS encoding zinc-binding dehydrogenase, coding for MRSSTPAVIDLTQLIARGHVSPVITGTYGLDDAQRAIASLGRGRGAGKVVVTID
- a CDS encoding family 43 glycosylhydrolase, giving the protein MTYTLDGAAGESRLFLNGLLVAENLDSTIAPKDIGGGSTTHNYLGRSNYAADNLFQGQIRDVRMYDEALMVAHIGDIGLSEDVLRIDPIIDGGERDVLFAVEPGTDRTNLTPIFNLRPGTASSPASGTTLDLTDFLDPETGKCFLYWGNGRPVYAELSDDMTSVVPGTIRVQDGLTGYRESTFVNYREGMYHLTYSIDDTGSENYRVGYATSDSPHGPWTYRGVIVQKDASLGILGTGHNSVLNVPGTDDWYMVYHRFARFELHSTPVHPATVSADSEGRITTRLNIPADTTAGVHSLIAVTPYGELKVPVTVVSPAGDADPEAPAPSQTATPDDLAATGGFDASFAALLAFAAMLLGGVSLFATRVRKRSTC
- a CDS encoding SseB family protein encodes the protein MTSSQPSGTQPSNIVQNTRVQEALEAWSTQKDPQTHSDVLRRAASGKLLLDISSSEFADPANPMQEGDKLAVTSVSDGEGKDLLLAFTENPRLEAFSPAEKTTSLAQPGAAALKQAMENHDGIVIDAGTPGAFVAYSDELGRAFGDSPADAAQLASALVDGGVQLDAFVRMLKDAVVYVGGLPVTDEAGEVTGYTVATATHPDGRQLHALFTSPAELWAWKSDAIAQPTTLDRIVASAAEDGMQGLVVNPVGPAAELSLDWFEVTGDDQTAK
- a CDS encoding GNAT family N-acetyltransferase, producing the protein MTDLIFTDAPDSSRYELRAEGELVAALEYQVSGEAVSLTRTYTSPEHRGKGYAGIITERAVDAIEAAGGLTIVPMCSYVAGWFEKNPERANVLE
- a CDS encoding alcohol dehydrogenase catalytic domain-containing protein; this translates as MPLRGGRVLGLDVAGTVHSVGAGVTDVVAGDVVFGTAIVGDGSLAEFARARVDRLTPKPERLSLPEAAAVRCDHRHRRSST